The proteins below come from a single Deltaproteobacteria bacterium genomic window:
- a CDS encoding ABC transporter permease, whose product MIRTTHSFWRNVAAVAYKEATIVRHDKALLATVFAQPVMMLLLFGIAISNKPANVPWAVLDQSRTAVSRRLIEAVQHTGYFLPRRMVESYDEGEAMLRQGIVLAFLVVPADLRRVAERGAPRVQLLLDGSDPLTAARVGGYIGQVAAAFELQTASIGAHVPDARVRSAGLIDVRQRFWFNATLRDREFYLAALAGMLLTNLCLSATSLGLVGERESGTYEQMLALPTTPTEIVLGKLVPYVGLSYGVLLFATLAAGLCFGIWPRGSWFSLLLVTLPFVLASLAIGVFVSTLAHTSAQAVFITVFFILPSFVLSGSMLPYQLMPAGIRHIGALLPLRWYQIALRRIAARGAGLADVALPVLALITLFAVILGGIRWRMKPRLG is encoded by the coding sequence ATGATCCGCACGACGCACAGTTTTTGGCGCAACGTCGCCGCCGTCGCGTACAAAGAAGCCACCATCGTGCGCCACGACAAGGCATTGCTGGCCACCGTCTTCGCACAGCCTGTCATGATGCTGCTGCTGTTCGGCATCGCCATCTCGAACAAGCCGGCGAATGTGCCGTGGGCGGTCTTGGATCAGAGCCGCACCGCGGTCTCACGCCGACTGATCGAAGCGGTGCAACACACGGGTTACTTTCTGCCGCGGCGGATGGTGGAGAGTTACGACGAGGGCGAAGCCATGCTGCGGCAAGGCATCGTGCTGGCCTTCCTGGTGGTTCCGGCCGACTTGCGGCGGGTAGCGGAACGCGGGGCTCCGCGCGTGCAACTGCTGCTCGATGGCAGCGATCCCCTGACCGCTGCGCGGGTGGGAGGCTACATCGGACAAGTGGCGGCCGCGTTCGAACTGCAGACGGCGTCCATCGGGGCGCACGTACCCGACGCTCGGGTACGCTCCGCAGGCCTCATCGACGTCCGCCAGCGATTCTGGTTCAACGCCACGCTGCGCGATCGGGAGTTTTACCTTGCCGCACTCGCCGGGATGCTGCTGACCAACCTCTGCCTATCTGCGACCAGTCTCGGGTTGGTGGGCGAACGCGAGAGCGGCACATACGAGCAGATGCTCGCGCTTCCCACTACGCCAACCGAGATAGTGCTCGGCAAGCTCGTGCCGTACGTTGGGCTAAGCTATGGCGTCCTGCTCTTCGCCACGCTCGCAGCCGGGCTATGCTTCGGCATTTGGCCGCGCGGCAGCTGGTTCTCGCTCCTGCTGGTCACCCTGCCCTTCGTATTGGCGTCGCTGGCCATCGGGGTCTTTGTCTCGACGCTCGCACACACTTCGGCGCAAGCCGTGTTCATCACGGTGTTCTTCATCCTGCCGTCGTTCGTCCTGTCGGGTTCGATGTTGCCGTATCAATTGATGCCAGCAGGCATCCGCCACATCGGTGCGTTGTTGCCGTTGCGCTGGTATCAAATCGCGCTGCGCCGCATTGCCGCGCGCGGCGCCGGACTCGCGGATGTCGCGCTCCCGGTGCTGGCGCTGATCACGTTGTTTGCGGTGATCCTCGGCGGAATTCGCTGGCGAATGAAGCCGCGGCTCGGCTAG